A part of Dermacentor variabilis isolate Ectoservices chromosome 10, ASM5094787v1, whole genome shotgun sequence genomic DNA contains:
- the Nup160 gene encoding nuclear pore complex protein Nup160 — MLEGNKYVKFVEVPLRETSPPKWKELTINTGAAQSTLEDIKLTERAGGYAYREDPAWANATRNRFIYWKTNHNVLELTEESLDVDLVGNKLRLRFQHTPLLEGVSIFETRNNLVVLAATIASVHRLSFPHPRLLSPDPGSQFPSAYSIRSVFFDASATLLRDYHVLNHAGLGTTLSHNSCSWLGANGEAIFVLGTNTSTLFVVSIDPQEVGGQVSTMEIRKSASVTRFLSGILPASMRSDEASLSLLCHQADDDIFIFALSRDLRIRQWSYRSQDLLSMCSVLDHWPASKSASGLGGRQSCMVKATDSSGVDVYLGVYACFPEGNHFFVFQPIQPQGGGYKIVLITNIRAPGNDLVDFCLLDSTLWTLWVQQNDEPLICTLCIDALDSPSGSWAGVHLQPSVPPEKITVPATLDAREFYLEKIIGQNAFSFNTLYKVLGTYGRRGELSADHGRRNLKEDIVSTVESEIHANVVEVELGDQDYVSLALQCWGKFYYACTEYHAVGLKPLGLFVDPSTGMAALIRRDHVSLLRPCEWQESCILSEELPQWCSDVADEGVQALASCLKMINSCLTPDLLVEFSQGLYFMEDFQSLIEKVVAHLLGPEYSIVVNKIIDTVHTNLPSLKKLIDSMDLSLVNPGTTPRGLHFSVWSLLFGSTTGCDFMAACLHQVMQFRFTFCQNLLLLQGLIVAAGHNRDALDRQISRKLIPETQRLVRAYYAALWATEAEGAPLANALEGGIKGMTISSSADGFGIISQNAEQYGLVWVFLRNGGGEAVRRQLSEKYELEPSQIWTAILPSFISIAAELIWPFSDNCTFPRSLLELNQHFQLQEYVRLLTDWCSNNWETRTYLLATSFLVCHEYHKACMLYQKLAYERVPTEPYIMQQIGRTGSMDSSSELSLLPLYFLKVIDAFTDAPDCVISLAEAALKCTPKDDPRVPGLWSLLFKYQLQLGHITEAYHAMIQNPNGEHRNVCLQQLVVVLCERRQLSTFVTFPFKGVETDVVHILEARARATDVAEQHYYDVLYCMHVNSKKYRRAASAMYEHAFRLQQEATGSESLKKQELCLLAAVNCLLLVKPEDAWVAMPLPIGRQPDRSAKRDNTGEEIPQALPGKLEVIQVEDVRRKLSLVRAWLQLNESSQEGIRMPLTPEETVLLLVGCGHFNIAIRICKQFSMNLNPVFEGVVQQCIKSLPAQTIRSARAINPQWIIENPKAVLDIPGQAWLLLRHYLEQHEREPGTTRYHRLITSKLLCNGYSLPPWLTESYKKRDAPELLRLLIAYSRLEEATDISIEYVDAVLGKGKEYFGLTSALHANLPPVWLPHTTFDRLLVALKSSPKMESQHQKLSQKLKDYFKTLERVSFAMRR, encoded by the coding sequence ATGCTTGAAGGCAACAAATACGTCAAGTTTGTCGAAGTTCCATTGCGCGAGACCTCGCCGCCGAAATGGAAGGAGCTGACCATCAACACGGGCGCGGCGCAGAGCACGCTCGAGGACATCAAACTCACCGAGCGAGCCGGCGGGTATGCTTACCGAGAGGACCCGGCATGGGCCAACGCGACACGGAACCGATTTATCTACTGGAAAACCAACCACAATGTTCTGGAACTGACTGAGGAATCGTTAGACGTGGAcctagttggaaacaagctgcgtCTGCGCTTCCAGCACACGCCTCTGCTGGAAGGAGTGTCCATCTTCGAGACCAGGAACAACCTCGTTGTCCTCGCGGCGACCATAGCGAGCGTGCACCGCCTCTCGTTCCCACACCCTCGGCTACTCAGCCCGGACCCCGGGTCCCAGTTTCCCTCTGCGTACAGCATCCGCTCCGTCTTCTTCGACGCCTCGGCTACATTGCTTCGAGACTACCACGTCCTGAACCACGCGGGACTTGGCACTACACTGTCCCACAACTCGTGCAGCTGGCTCGGAGCGAATGGCGAAGCCATCTTCGTGCTCGGCACTAACACTTCCACGCTCTTCGTGGTGTCCATCGACCCGCAGGAAGTGGGCGGCCAGGTGTCGACCATGGAGATTCGAAAGAGCGCCAGCGTGACTCGCTTTCTGAGTGGCATTCTTCCCGCCTCGATGCGAAGCGACGAGGCGTCGCTGAGCCTTCTGTGTCATCAAGCCGATGACGACATTTTCATCTTCGCCCTGTCCAGGGATCTCCGCATCCGGCAGTGGTCGTACAGGAGCCAGGACTTGCTCTCCATGTGCTCTGTGCTGGACCATTGGCCGGCCTCAAAGTCAGCGTCGGGGCTTGGCGGCCGCCAGTCGTGCATGGTCAAGGCGACCGATAGCTCTGGTGTCGACGTGTACCTCGGCGTCTACGCGTGCTTTCCAGAGGGGAACCACTTCTTCGTATTCCAGCCTATTCAGCCTCAGGGCGGTGGCTACAAGATCGTTCTAATAACAAACATAAGAGCCCCAGGGAACGACCTCGTCGACTTTTGTTTGTTGGACTCTACTCTGTGGACACTCTGGGTCCAACAAAATGATGAGCCACTCATCTGCACGTTGTGTATCGATGCGCTTGACAGTCCCAGTGGCAGTTGGGCTGGTGTCCATCTGCAGCCTAGTGTTCCACCAGAGAAAATCACCGTGCCTGCCACACTGGATGCGCGAGAATTCTACCTTGAGAAAATAATTGGCCAAAATGCTTTTTCCTTCAACACCCTTTACAAAGTATTAGGCACATACGGCCGGCGTGGAGAGCTATCTGCTGATCATGGCCGCCGTAATCTAAAAGAGGACATTGTGAGCACTGTTGAATCAGAAATTCATGCCAATGTTGTGGAGGTTGAGCTTGGTGATCAGGATTATGTGAGCCTGGCCCTACAGTGCTGGGGAAAATTTTATTATGCCTGCACAGAGTATCACGCTGTTGGCCTGAAGCCACTTGGCTTGTTTGTGGACCCAAGCACAGGGATGGCAGCCCTCATTCGGCGTGACCACGTATCCTTGCTGAGGCCATGCGAGTGGCAAGAAAGCTGTATACTTTCCGAAGAACTTCCACAGTGGTGCAGTGATGTGGCAGATGAAGGTGTACAGGCACTTGCATCCTGCCTAAAAATGATTAATTCATGTTTGACTCCAGACTTGCTGGTTGAGTTTTCACAAGGCCTGTACTTCATGGAAGACTTTCAAAGCCTGATTGAAAAAGTGGTTGCGCACCTGTTGGGCCCAGAGTACAGCATTGTGGTGAATAAGATTATTGACACAGTTCACACTAACCTGCCATCACTGAAGAAGCTTATTGATTCTATGGACCTTTCACTAGTGAACCCAGGCACGACACCTCGAGGTCTCCACTTCAGTGTGTGGAGCCTTCTGTTCGGGAGTACGACTGGCTGTGATTTCATGGCTGCATGTCTGCACCAAGTGATGCAGTTTCGTTTCACATTCTGCCAAAATTTGCTACTACTACAAGGTCTCATAGTTGCTGCAGGGCATAACAGGGATGCTTTAGACCGCCAAATCAGCAGAAAGCTTATTCCTGAGACACAGAGACTTGTGCGGGCATACTATGCAGCTCTGTGGGCCACAGAAGCAGAAGGTGCGCCTTTAGCAAATGCTCTTGAAGGAGGCATCAAAGGGATGACTATAAGTAGCAGCGCTGATGGATTTGGCATCATCAGCCAGAATGCAGAACAGTATGGCCTTGTTTGGGTCTTTCTGAGGAATGGAGGTGGAGAGGCAGTGAGGCGGCAACTCTCTGAGAAGTATGAACTTGAGCCAAGCCAAATCTGGACAGCGATTCTTCCGTCATTTATATCCATTGCAGCAGAGTTGATATGGCCATTCTCAGATAACTGTACCTTCCCGAGGTCCTTGCTCGAGCTAAATCAGCACTTCCAGCTGCAAGAGTATGTCCGGCTGCTAACGGACTGGTGCTCCAACAACTGGGAGACAAGAACGTACCTCCTAGCCACCAGCTTTCTTGTGTGCCACGAGTATCACAAGGCTTGCATGCTTTATCAAAAACTTGCATACGAACGTGTTCCCACCGAGCCTTACATAATGCAGCAGATTGGGAGGACGGGAAGCATGGACTCATCATCTGAACTATCTTTGCTGCCCCTGTACTTTCTGAAAGTAATCGATGCATTCACAGATGCTCCTGATTGTGTAATCAGTCTAGCTGAGGCAGCTCTGAAGTGCACGCCTAAGGATGACCCTCGTGTCCCAGGGTTGTGGTCACTGCTGTTCAAGTACCAACTGCAGCTGGGTCACATCACTGAAGCATATCATGCCATGATACAGAATCCAAATGGTGAACACCGCAACGTCTGTCTGCAGCAGTTAGTGGTTGTGCTGTGCGAAAGGCGTCAGCTCTCGACATTTGTCACATTCCCATTCAAAGGGGTTGAAACTGATGTCGTCCACATCCTGGAGGCACGTGCAAGAGCAACCGATGTTGCAGAACAGCATTACTATGATGTCCTCTATTGCATGCATGTCAATTCGAAAAAGTATCGGAGAGCTGCATCAGCAATGTATGAGCACGCCTTCCGGCTTCAACAGGAAGCTACCGGATCAGAGAGCCTTAAAAAACAAGAACTGTGCCTCCTTGCTGCTGTCAACTGCCTGCTGCTTGTGAAGCCTGAAGATGCGTGGGTTGCCATGCCTCTACCCATTGGCAGACAGCCAGACAGGTCAGCAAAGCGTGACAACACAGGTGAAGAGATTCCACAGGCACTACCAGGAAAATTGGAGGTGATCCAAGTTGAGGACGTCCGACGCAAGCTGAGTCTGGTACGTGCATGGCTTCAGCTCAATGAATCTAGCCAAGAAGGCATCCGCATGCCACTCACTCCCGAAGAAACTGTTCTTCTTCTGGTGGGCTGCGGCCACTTCAACATTGCCATTCGTATTTGCAAGCAGTTTTCCATGAACCTGAATCCTGTGTTCGAGGGCGTTGTCCAGCAGTGCATAAAGAGCTTGCCTGCTCAAACGATCCGGAGTGCTCGGGCCATCAACCCACAGTGGATCATCGAGAATCCAAAGGCAGTGCTGGACATTCCTGGACAGGCGTGGCTCCTTCTTCGTCACTACCTGGAACAGCATGAGAGAGAGCCAGGAACCACTCGTTATCACCGCCTAATTACAAGCAAGCTTTTGTGCAATGGATACTCGCTTCCACCTTGGCTGACTGAATCGTACAAGAAGCGTGATGCACCAGAGCTTTTGCGGCTTCTGATTGCATATTCACGTCTCGAAGAGGCAACGGACATATCGATTGAATATGTTGATGCTGTGCTGGGAAAAGGAAAAGAGTACTTTGGTTTGACCTCAGCATTGCATGCGAACTTGCCTCCCGTCTGGTTGCCCCACACAACTTTTGACCGCCTTCTTGTGGCACTGAAGAGCTCACCCAAGATGGAAAGCCAACATCAGAAACTGAGCCAAAAGCTGAAAGACTACTTCAAGACTCTTGAACGTGTGTCTTTTGCCATGCGAAGATAA